One Arcobacter arenosus DNA window includes the following coding sequences:
- a CDS encoding NADH-ubiquinone oxidoreductase subunit E family protein — translation MKRYDLRPLKDNFYDRMLELMDKDIKTGENAIFLFEIGDFSCVQKSADVIYEAGYTLMNSLKFNEVDWTIVVKKVKPEEKIIEESSEE, via the coding sequence ATGAAAAGATATGATTTAAGACCATTAAAAGATAACTTCTATGACAGAATGTTAGAACTTATGGATAAAGATATAAAGACAGGTGAGAATGCAATTTTCCTTTTTGAAATTGGAGATTTTTCTTGCGTTCAAAAAAGTGCAGATGTGATTTATGAAGCAGGATATACTTTAATGAATTCTTTAAAATTTAATGAAGTTGACTGGACTATTGTAGTTAAAAAAGTAAAACCTGAAGAAAAAATAATTGAAGAAAGTAGTGAAGAGTAA
- the nuoD gene encoding NADH dehydrogenase (quinone) subunit D — MSQVANRLKPFFENIHFETEDNTMIVNFGPQHPSSHGQMRLMLELQGEEVVKARPGVGYLHRGMEKMGENMIYNEFLPTTDRMDYIASTSNNYGYALAIEKLLGIEAPRRAEVIRTMLLELNRITSHLFWLATHALDVGAMSVFLYAFREREFAMDLIEDYCGARLTHSAVRIGGVPLDLPEGWCEKLENFLKILEVEIEKYEGLLTENRIWRMRLENVGTISPELAKTWACSGVVLRGSGIKWDLRKEMPYGLYDELDFDVPVSSTGDSYGRYKCYMQEMRESSKILKQLIPMYNESKCELMAHAPEYISASKEDIMTQNYSLMQHFVLVTQGMRPPKGEIYVATESPKGELGYMVVSDGSPYAYKMKLRAPSFWHTGIFEDLLPGHQLADVVTIVGSLNIVFGEIDR; from the coding sequence ATGAGTCAAGTAGCAAATAGATTAAAACCTTTTTTTGAGAATATTCATTTTGAAACTGAAGATAATACAATGATTGTTAACTTTGGTCCTCAGCATCCATCTTCACACGGACAAATGAGATTAATGTTAGAACTTCAGGGGGAAGAAGTAGTAAAAGCAAGACCTGGTGTTGGATATCTTCATAGAGGTATGGAGAAAATGGGTGAGAATATGATTTATAATGAATTTTTACCAACAACAGATAGAATGGATTATATTGCTTCAACTTCAAACAATTATGGTTATGCCTTAGCAATTGAAAAGCTTTTAGGAATAGAAGCACCAAGAAGAGCTGAGGTTATTAGAACTATGCTTTTAGAACTTAATAGAATCACTTCACATCTATTTTGGTTAGCAACCCATGCACTTGATGTTGGTGCAATGTCTGTTTTCCTTTATGCCTTTAGAGAAAGAGAATTCGCAATGGATCTTATTGAAGATTATTGTGGAGCAAGACTTACTCATAGTGCAGTTAGAATAGGTGGAGTTCCTTTAGATTTACCAGAAGGTTGGTGTGAAAAGTTAGAAAACTTCTTAAAAATCTTAGAAGTAGAGATTGAAAAATATGAAGGTCTTTTAACTGAAAATAGAATCTGGAGAATGAGACTTGAAAATGTAGGAACTATTTCTCCTGAGTTAGCAAAAACTTGGGCATGTTCAGGTGTTGTTTTAAGAGGTTCTGGAATCAAATGGGATTTAAGAAAAGAGATGCCATATGGATTATATGATGAGTTAGATTTTGATGTTCCTGTTTCTTCAACAGGAGATTCTTATGGAAGATATAAATGTTATATGCAAGAGATGAGAGAATCTTCAAAGATTTTAAAACAATTAATTCCTATGTATAATGAAAGTAAGTGTGAACTTATGGCCCATGCACCTGAATATATTTCAGCATCTAAAGAAGATATTATGACTCAAAACTATTCATTAATGCAACACTTTGTTTTAGTGACGCAAGGTATGAGACCACCAAAAGGTGAGATTTATGTTGCAACAGAATCACCAAAGGGTGAATTAGGATATATGGTTGTTAGTGATGGAAGTCCATATGCATATAAAATGAAATTAAGAGCTCCATCTTTTTGGCATACAGGAATTTTTGAAGATTTATTACCTGGACACCAATTAGCTGATGTTGTAACTATTGTTGGTAGTTTAAACATTGTATTTGGTGAAATTGACCGTTAG
- the nuoI gene encoding NADH-quinone oxidoreductase subunit NuoI gives MSLEKLKDRNISMGDYINVLENDYPKTPWEQFKQVSKRSVKLELFGGLKIVWKMMTGALFKNEMHTIQYPIEKAPLGPRYRAVHKLLGLLESGENRCIGCGLCEKICIADCIRMDTKIDENSRKEVMEYTINMGRCIFCGYCAEVCPELAIVHGGRYENASEQRAHFVLKEDLLTPLDKLAQQKEYPGFGAVSPDADEKIKKTPLSY, from the coding sequence ATGAGTTTAGAAAAACTAAAAGATAGAAACATTAGTATGGGAGACTATATCAATGTTTTAGAAAATGATTATCCAAAAACTCCCTGGGAACAATTTAAACAAGTTTCAAAAAGGTCAGTAAAACTTGAACTTTTTGGAGGTTTGAAAATTGTTTGGAAAATGATGACTGGAGCATTATTTAAAAATGAGATGCATACAATTCAGTACCCTATTGAGAAAGCTCCATTAGGACCTAGATATAGAGCAGTTCATAAACTTCTTGGGCTTTTGGAATCTGGTGAAAACAGATGTATTGGTTGTGGACTTTGTGAAAAGATTTGTATAGCTGATTGTATTAGAATGGATACTAAAATTGATGAAAACTCTAGAAAAGAAGTTATGGAGTATACAATCAATATGGGTAGATGTATTTTCTGTGGATATTGTGCTGAGGTTTGTCCTGAGCTTGCTATTGTTCATGGTGGAAGATATGAAAATGCAAGTGAACAAAGAGCACATTTTGTTTTAAAAGAGGATTTATTAACTCCTCTTGATAAATTAGCACAACAAAAAGAGTATCCTGGTTTTGGTGCTGTATCTCCTGATGCAGATGAAAAAATCAAGAAAACTCCATTGTCTTATTAA
- the nuoH gene encoding NADH-quinone oxidoreductase subunit NuoH yields the protein METGFIIETIVKAVVVLAVFSALAGFTTYIERKVLAFMQRRLGPMHVGPHGVLQLAADGIKLFTKEDFIPQNAAKPVFMIAPIITAATAFIAMTAVPFFPEFELFGYTVRPIISDVNVGILFVMGVASIGLYGPLLGGMSSANKWSLLGGARTAIQLLSYEVVSGLALLAPLMIVGSLSLIDINDAQAGGLGDWFVWTQPLAFILFVIAGFAETNRTPFDLLEHEAEIVAGYATEYSGLRWGMFFIGEYANLFTICFLISLVFLGGYNDLWFIPGGLAIILKVMFLIFFFLWTRASWPHIRPDQLMWLCWKILMPLAVINILITGFVMMF from the coding sequence ATGGAGACAGGATTTATTATTGAAACCATTGTAAAAGCTGTTGTAGTTTTAGCAGTATTTTCTGCATTAGCAGGTTTTACAACATATATCGAAAGAAAAGTTCTTGCTTTTATGCAAAGAAGACTAGGACCTATGCATGTTGGACCACATGGTGTTTTACAGCTTGCAGCAGATGGTATTAAACTTTTTACAAAAGAGGACTTTATTCCACAAAATGCAGCTAAACCTGTATTTATGATTGCACCAATTATTACAGCAGCAACTGCTTTTATAGCTATGACTGCAGTTCCTTTTTTCCCTGAATTTGAGCTATTTGGATATACAGTAAGACCAATTATTTCAGATGTAAATGTTGGTATTTTATTTGTAATGGGTGTTGCTTCAATTGGACTTTATGGACCACTTTTAGGTGGTATGAGTAGTGCAAATAAATGGTCACTACTTGGAGGAGCAAGAACAGCAATTCAACTTTTATCTTATGAGGTTGTATCTGGACTTGCATTACTTGCTCCACTTATGATAGTTGGAAGTTTATCTTTAATTGATATAAATGATGCACAAGCAGGAGGTTTAGGAGATTGGTTTGTTTGGACTCAACCTTTAGCTTTTATTCTTTTTGTTATTGCTGGATTTGCTGAAACAAATAGAACACCATTTGACCTTTTAGAACATGAAGCTGAAATTGTTGCAGGTTATGCAACTGAGTATTCAGGTCTTAGATGGGGTATGTTTTTTATTGGTGAATATGCAAATCTATTTACAATATGTTTTTTAATTTCATTAGTTTTTTTAGGTGGATATAACGACCTTTGGTTTATTCCTGGTGGATTAGCAATTATTTTAAAAGTTATGTTTTTGATTTTCTTCTTTTTATGGACAAGAGCTTCTTGGCCACATATTAGACCTGACCAATTGATGTGGTTATGCTGGAAAATCTTAATGCCATTAGCAGTAATTAATATTTTAATTACTGGTTTTGTAATGATGTTTTAG
- a CDS encoding NADH-quinone oxidoreductase subunit G: MSDLITLTIDGKSIQAKEGEYILNVARANDVFIPAVCYLTRCSPTLACRLCLVEIDGKQAYSCNTKVKEGINVLTQTENIAKERRAIMEVYDVNHPLQCGVCDQSGECELQNYSLYMKVDSQNYTIKDVDRPAAVWGVMKYDPGLCIVCEKCVTVCKDMIGSNALSTVKRDSDGIDKVFKDTMPKDAYSMWNKLNKSLIGFEEDNCTDCGECISVCPVGALVSADFQYKSNAWELNKIPAANPHSSDCAFMYYETKHESIENSDEKIYRVTNEHHYSTLNGAARFAYDFENKVGGKDEESFNKAVEAFKKAEVIKFNSYITNEEAYILQKIASKTGAKLVNKDAFYYKKFLENYSTTSGKSLYSSTLKDVHDSNFVISVGSYLKSDLPNARYAFNNSVIMNKGAGVYFHPISDPVMEKIGKKGKTTEFVYHKPLCEESILYLILDKFGKDLPQDVQTYLDSLKETRTKTVTETIKETVVNIVKDEETGEEKEVKKVVPKKVSTEVEYEFTKLLENIGQDETLLDTIDVLLAKKDKFSLMVGEDLYTHPKAENLAKLCGLIDRFTDFDIVIIPSQTNTLGVSLLCDLEEDASGFSVGYNEKADFQISALGDGDLDMPALNQQEGTFTNIDKKVIPTNVAIGYKGYVLNDIANAVLDTDVEYTIEYTIELPEEKGFSAIHFDKLSNHFGNNRVEYRGYDILPIEIVEEKKLQEGINSSFIVEELDEATSKTLELNEDEMIIYRANPINQFNEFTAIAHEFASDLESGFFASKSLFEKLGLEKGDKVNVSSNGTSLELNAFCDEQIDGEIGYVSTFQKDLATKSLFEQYRYSKAVIKKA, from the coding sequence ATGAGTGATTTAATTACATTAACAATAGATGGAAAGAGTATTCAAGCTAAAGAGGGTGAGTATATTTTAAATGTGGCAAGGGCAAATGATGTTTTTATTCCTGCTGTTTGTTACTTAACTAGATGTTCTCCTACTTTAGCATGTAGACTTTGCCTTGTTGAAATAGATGGGAAGCAAGCATATTCATGTAATACAAAAGTAAAAGAGGGGATAAATGTTTTAACTCAAACTGAAAATATTGCTAAAGAAAGACGAGCAATAATGGAAGTTTATGATGTTAATCACCCTTTACAATGTGGAGTTTGTGATCAAAGTGGAGAGTGTGAACTTCAAAATTACTCATTATATATGAAAGTAGATTCTCAAAACTATACTATAAAAGATGTTGATAGACCAGCAGCAGTTTGGGGAGTAATGAAATATGACCCTGGACTTTGTATTGTTTGTGAAAAATGTGTAACTGTATGTAAAGATATGATTGGTTCAAATGCTTTGAGTACTGTAAAAAGAGACTCAGATGGAATTGATAAAGTATTCAAAGATACAATGCCTAAAGATGCTTACTCAATGTGGAATAAACTAAACAAATCTTTAATTGGATTTGAAGAGGATAATTGTACTGATTGCGGTGAATGTATCTCTGTTTGTCCAGTTGGAGCTCTTGTAAGTGCAGATTTTCAATACAAATCAAACGCTTGGGAGTTAAATAAAATTCCTGCAGCAAATCCACATTCAAGTGATTGTGCTTTTATGTATTATGAAACAAAACATGAATCAATTGAAAATTCAGATGAAAAAATCTATAGAGTTACAAATGAACACCACTATTCGACTTTAAATGGTGCGGCAAGATTTGCCTATGATTTTGAAAATAAAGTTGGTGGTAAAGATGAGGAATCTTTTAATAAAGCAGTTGAAGCCTTTAAAAAAGCAGAAGTTATAAAGTTTAATTCATATATTACAAATGAAGAGGCTTATATCTTACAAAAGATTGCTTCTAAAACTGGTGCAAAACTTGTTAATAAAGATGCTTTTTATTATAAAAAGTTTTTAGAAAATTATTCAACTACTTCAGGTAAATCTTTATATAGCTCAACTTTAAAAGATGTTCATGATTCAAATTTTGTAATATCAGTAGGTTCATATCTTAAATCAGACTTACCAAATGCAAGATATGCCTTTAATAATTCAGTTATCATGAATAAAGGTGCAGGAGTTTATTTTCATCCAATTTCTGACCCAGTTATGGAAAAGATTGGTAAAAAAGGTAAAACAACAGAGTTTGTTTACCATAAACCACTTTGTGAAGAATCAATTTTATATCTAATCTTGGATAAGTTTGGAAAAGACTTGCCTCAAGATGTTCAAACATATCTTGATAGTTTAAAAGAAACAAGAACTAAAACTGTTACAGAAACAATAAAAGAGACTGTTGTAAATATCGTAAAAGATGAAGAAACAGGGGAAGAAAAAGAGGTTAAAAAAGTAGTACCTAAAAAGGTTTCAACAGAAGTAGAATATGAGTTTACAAAACTGCTTGAAAATATAGGTCAAGATGAAACTCTATTAGATACTATTGATGTTTTATTAGCTAAAAAAGATAAGTTTTCATTAATGGTTGGGGAAGATTTATATACTCATCCAAAGGCTGAGAATTTAGCAAAACTTTGTGGTTTAATTGATAGGTTTACAGATTTTGATATTGTAATTATCCCTAGTCAAACAAATACACTTGGAGTTAGTTTACTTTGTGATTTAGAAGAAGATGCAAGTGGATTTAGTGTAGGTTATAATGAAAAAGCAGACTTCCAAATTAGTGCTTTAGGTGATGGTGATTTAGATATGCCAGCACTTAACCAACAAGAGGGAACGTTCACAAATATTGACAAAAAAGTGATTCCAACAAATGTTGCAATTGGGTATAAAGGGTATGTTTTAAATGATATAGCAAATGCTGTACTTGATACAGATGTTGAATATACAATTGAATACACAATTGAATTACCTGAAGAAAAAGGTTTTAGTGCTATTCATTTTGACAAACTATCAAACCACTTTGGAAATAATAGAGTTGAATATAGAGGTTATGATATTTTACCTATTGAAATTGTTGAAGAGAAAAAACTTCAAGAGGGTATAAATAGTTCTTTTATAGTTGAAGAACTTGATGAAGCTACAAGTAAAACTTTAGAATTAAATGAAGATGAGATGATTATCTATAGAGCTAATCCAATAAATCAATTCAATGAATTTACAGCAATAGCCCACGAATTTGCTTCAGATTTAGAATCTGGATTTTTTGCTTCAAAATCATTATTTGAAAAGCTTGGTTTAGAAAAAGGTGATAAGGTTAATGTTTCTTCAAATGGAACTTCTTTAGAGTTAAATGCTTTTTGTGATGAACAAATTGATGGTGAAATAGGGTATGTTTCAACTTTCCAAAAAGATTTAGCTACTAAAAGTTTATTTGAGCAATATAGATACAGTAAAGCTGTAATAAAAAAGGCGTAA
- a CDS encoding tetratricopeptide repeat protein, with protein MKLILFILSIIYLITGCSTKEPKKEISNIQKAKEYYFVEEFIYKKKQIEYFEKEFENILSSNNLEVLKKFKNFYETNSSYFLNSFKKIELLEEKIDNIEKTNTNSHRYLLTKALSANKQEAVKIYEKLANEGNIFAMRELANIYKYDNKVLSIIWFEKLVEKNDIQSIKDYAFANLHMVSPILVQNVKKAVELYERLDLLGEVSGLVHLGNIYEYGYFKNEFPIDKQKALKYFEKAANQNYTPAQKKLAKIYLCEECEGARYNKEKGIEILKKLTSKGDDEAKELLIKLSSIGTEAPIEQ; from the coding sequence ATGAAATTAATTCTTTTTATTTTATCAATAATTTATCTTATCACAGGTTGTTCAACAAAAGAGCCAAAGAAAGAGATTTCTAATATTCAAAAAGCTAAAGAGTATTATTTTGTAGAGGAATTTATTTACAAGAAAAAACAAATAGAATATTTTGAAAAAGAGTTTGAAAATATTTTAAGTTCAAATAATCTTGAAGTGTTAAAAAAGTTTAAAAACTTTTATGAAACTAACTCAAGCTATTTTTTGAATAGTTTCAAAAAAATAGAACTTTTAGAAGAAAAAATTGACAATATTGAAAAAACAAATACAAATTCACACAGATATTTACTAACTAAAGCTTTAAGCGCGAATAAACAAGAAGCAGTGAAAATTTATGAAAAACTTGCAAATGAGGGAAATATTTTTGCAATGAGGGAGTTGGCAAATATATATAAATATGATAATAAAGTTTTATCAATTATATGGTTTGAAAAACTTGTTGAAAAAAATGATATCCAAAGTATAAAAGATTATGCTTTTGCAAATTTACATATGGTAAGTCCTATTCTTGTTCAAAATGTAAAAAAAGCTGTTGAATTATATGAAAGACTAGATTTACTAGGAGAGGTATCAGGATTAGTACACCTTGGAAATATTTATGAATATGGTTACTTTAAAAATGAATTTCCAATTGATAAACAAAAAGCTTTAAAATATTTTGAAAAAGCAGCAAATCAAAACTATACACCAGCTCAAAAGAAATTAGCTAAAATCTATTTATGTGAAGAGTGTGAAGGGGCTAGATACAATAAAGAAAAAGGGATAGAGATTTTAAAAAAATTAACCTCAAAGGGTGATGATGAGGCTAAAGAACTTCTAATTAAACTTAGTTCTATAGGAACTGAAGCGCCCATAGAACAATAG
- a CDS encoding NuoB/complex I 20 kDa subunit family protein, translated as MAQHKVNYFKDGGAPIALTTIDKVVNWGRSNSVWPMTYGLACCAIEMMATGASRYDFDRFGTIFRASPRQSDCIIVAGTLTKKHAEFMRRLYDQMPDPKWVISMGSCANTGGMFNTYATVQGVDRVVPVDIYLPGCAPRPETLQYALMMLQKKIRRERAFKSMKKKRLV; from the coding sequence ATGGCACAGCATAAAGTAAACTATTTTAAAGATGGTGGTGCACCAATTGCACTTACAACTATCGACAAAGTTGTAAACTGGGGTAGATCAAATTCAGTTTGGCCAATGACATATGGTCTTGCATGTTGTGCTATTGAGATGATGGCAACTGGAGCTTCAAGATACGACTTTGATAGATTTGGGACAATTTTTAGAGCCTCTCCACGACAATCAGATTGTATTATTGTTGCAGGAACTTTAACAAAAAAACACGCAGAATTTATGAGAAGGTTATATGACCAAATGCCTGATCCAAAATGGGTTATTTCAATGGGGTCATGTGCAAATACAGGGGGAATGTTTAACACCTATGCAACTGTTCAAGGTGTTGATAGAGTAGTACCTGTTGATATTTATCTTCCAGGATGTGCTCCTAGACCTGAAACTTTACAATATGCATTAATGATGCTTCAAAAGAAAATAAGAAGAGAAAGAGCATTTAAAAGTATGAAGAAAAAAAGGTTAGTGTAA
- a CDS encoding ATP-binding protein — protein sequence MNEIIDFIKAKNVEETTFFKHLKCSNEEAKILQYITKEYTTGRETLIVIDILAEFYDVKNFEHLHHVEKIKSLLGLGWLVQNSFDHIKLSDMSRLELLNSAVTLSPAYLKLLEKGSLEFVLPEVKSYADHLEYLQDQFFKIDLAQQLNLVKRNFDENSPNINRLKTKLTLLENRIRDRLKETSNEIMIEDFFKTNDLNEQEQMLFLALLKEEYSGGDGTIRDMNSLIELVSSDDYEKIKYRSLLEESSKLISNGLVDYDEVLTPFGGINRNFYIPEDVLYKISHPNPNKKKSRNRRVKLESLIEEQSTFELISTNKSLDDVVLNTKTREILNALLKQMDKTVFNRLKQWGLKDKKSGIEARIIFYGFAGTGKTLTALALAKSLKRQVLSFDCSKVLSMYVGESEKNVRAIFDKYYELKEKSKTEPILLLNEADQFLSSRTTSSTSGSEKMHNQMQNIFLEQIERFDGILIATTNLLESLDKAFSRRFNYKIEFKKPNLEQRVDLWEKLLPEKLPLDSEFDINVLAKHELTGGQIEMVIKNTAFKIAVNDEPIFTVKAFEEQIEKEKKGQFDSENKVGFF from the coding sequence ATGAATGAGATTATTGATTTTATAAAAGCTAAAAATGTAGAAGAAACTACGTTTTTTAAGCATCTAAAATGCTCTAATGAAGAAGCAAAGATTTTACAATATATTACAAAAGAGTACACAACAGGAAGGGAAACTTTAATAGTTATAGATATTCTTGCAGAATTTTACGATGTAAAAAACTTTGAACATCTACACCATGTTGAAAAAATTAAATCTCTTTTGGGACTTGGTTGGTTAGTTCAAAATAGTTTTGACCATATAAAGTTAAGCGATATGTCAAGACTTGAACTTTTAAATTCAGCAGTAACTTTATCCCCTGCATATTTAAAACTTCTTGAAAAAGGTTCTTTAGAGTTTGTTTTACCTGAAGTAAAGAGTTATGCCGATCATTTAGAGTATTTGCAAGATCAATTCTTTAAAATTGATTTAGCACAACAATTAAATTTAGTAAAAAGAAATTTTGATGAAAATTCGCCAAATATTAATAGATTAAAAACAAAGTTAACTCTTCTTGAAAATAGAATTAGAGATAGATTAAAAGAAACAAGCAATGAGATTATGATTGAAGATTTCTTTAAAACTAATGATTTAAATGAACAAGAACAAATGTTGTTTCTAGCACTTTTAAAAGAGGAATATTCTGGTGGAGATGGAACAATAAGAGATATGAATTCTTTAATTGAACTTGTATCAAGTGATGATTATGAAAAAATTAAATATAGAAGTTTACTTGAAGAAAGTTCAAAATTAATCTCAAATGGTTTAGTTGATTATGATGAAGTTTTAACGCCATTTGGTGGGATAAATAGAAATTTTTATATTCCTGAAGATGTGTTATATAAAATCTCTCACCCAAATCCAAATAAGAAAAAATCGAGAAATAGAAGAGTTAAATTAGAATCTTTGATTGAAGAACAAAGTACATTTGAACTAATATCAACTAATAAATCTTTAGATGATGTAGTTTTAAATACAAAAACAAGAGAAATATTAAATGCTTTATTAAAACAAATGGATAAAACAGTTTTTAATAGATTAAAGCAATGGGGATTAAAAGATAAAAAAAGTGGAATTGAAGCAAGGATAATTTTTTATGGTTTTGCAGGAACTGGTAAAACTTTGACTGCTTTGGCTCTTGCAAAGAGTTTAAAAAGACAGGTTCTTAGTTTTGACTGTTCTAAGGTTTTATCAATGTATGTGGGTGAAAGTGAAAAAAATGTAAGGGCAATTTTCGATAAGTATTATGAGCTAAAAGAAAAAAGTAAAACCGAACCAATTTTGTTACTAAATGAAGCAGACCAGTTTTTAAGTTCAAGAACAACATCTAGTACTAGTGGTAGTGAAAAAATGCATAATCAGATGCAAAATATATTTTTAGAACAGATAGAACGGTTTGATGGAATATTAATTGCAACTACAAATTTACTTGAATCTCTTGATAAAGCATTTTCAAGAAGATTTAATTATAAGATTGAATTTAAGAAACCAAATTTAGAACAAAGAGTAGATTTATGGGAGAAACTATTACCTGAAAAACTACCTTTAGATAGTGAATTTGATATAAATGTTTTGGCAAAACATGAGTTAACTGGTGGTCAAATTGAGATGGTAATCAAAAATACAGCATTTAAAATTGCTGTAAATGATGAGCCTATTTTTACTGTAAAGGCATTTGAAGAACAAATTGAGAAAGAGAAGAAGGGGCAATTTGATTCTGAAAATAAAGTGGGATTTTTTTAA
- a CDS encoding NAD(P)H-quinone oxidoreductase subunit 3 — protein sequence MTHMEFSHPYFGAFFMFVLTFGAFIVVVEIARRIGRKLARLDTEKLKSTLYECGPEVTKQPSSISVQFYLMALLFILFDIEIIFMFPWAVDFKVLGWFGFVEMILFILLLTIGFVYAWKKGALEWHSIK from the coding sequence ATGACGCACATGGAGTTCTCTCATCCCTATTTTGGTGCATTTTTTATGTTTGTACTTACATTTGGGGCTTTCATTGTAGTTGTTGAGATTGCAAGAAGAATAGGAAGAAAGTTAGCGAGGCTTGATACTGAAAAACTAAAGTCAACTCTTTATGAGTGTGGACCAGAAGTTACTAAACAACCAAGTAGTATATCTGTACAGTTCTACTTAATGGCACTTTTATTTATATTATTTGATATTGAAATCATTTTTATGTTTCCATGGGCAGTAGACTTTAAAGTCTTAGGCTGGTTTGGTTTTGTTGAGATGATTCTTTTTATTTTATTATTAACTATTGGATTTGTTTACGCATGGAAAAAAGGAGCTCTTGAATGGCACAGCATAAAGTAA
- a CDS encoding NADH-quinone oxidoreductase subunit C, with protein MRKYTPKNDVQKKSYFNDRFYVAPQTPKFEPSSDEIYAKDIESLIAEFEISKSYIEIEELVIHIKAEDNVKVLKYLKENLEYDMCMEISAIDYIASLGGFEIFYEMLSMSKRKRMRVKTFIRQKQPIESVYSVFKMANWAEREMYDMYGVKITNHPNMKRIIMPDDWYDYPLRKTYPLTGDESAQWYEVDKIFGKEYRDVIGPEQRDCAKVDRYDTQRFSRLGHEVPYGVDITDGKEPEHTPLAYQEEGGIPIIKKLDENESITLDEKR; from the coding sequence ATGAGAAAATATACACCTAAAAATGATGTACAAAAGAAATCATATTTTAATGATAGATTTTATGTGGCTCCTCAAACTCCAAAATTTGAACCTTCAAGTGATGAAATTTATGCAAAAGATATTGAAAGTTTAATTGCAGAATTTGAAATTTCAAAATCTTATATTGAGATTGAAGAGTTAGTTATTCATATAAAAGCTGAAGATAATGTAAAGGTTTTAAAATATTTAAAAGAAAACCTAGAATATGACATGTGTATGGAGATCTCTGCAATTGATTATATTGCTAGTCTTGGTGGTTTTGAAATCTTTTATGAGATGTTATCTATGTCAAAAAGAAAAAGAATGAGAGTTAAAACTTTTATTAGACAAAAACAACCTATTGAATCTGTTTATAGTGTATTTAAAATGGCTAATTGGGCAGAAAGAGAAATGTATGATATGTATGGAGTTAAAATCACTAATCATCCAAACATGAAAAGAATCATTATGCCTGATGATTGGTACGATTATCCACTTAGAAAAACATATCCATTAACAGGAGATGAATCAGCTCAATGGTATGAGGTTGATAAAATTTTTGGTAAAGAGTATAGAGATGTAATTGGACCAGAACAAAGAGATTGTGCAAAAGTTGATAGATATGATACACAAAGATTCTCAAGACTTGGTCATGAAGTTCCATATGGAGTTGATATAACTGATGGAAAAGAACCAGAACATACTCCACTAGCTTATCAAGAAGAGGGTGGAATTCCAATTATCAAAAAACTTGATGAAAACGAATCAATTACATTAGATGAGAAGAGGTAA